The following are from one region of the Bacillus methanolicus MGA3 genome:
- the trpE gene encoding anthranilate synthase component I codes for MLNTDELIFVELEGDTLTPISIFQRISGKKKFLLESSLKHEKTGRYSFIGAEPAFELKGYGKTTEIVKGKVRKIKDEKPLEVLKAFLPNKNQSVKDIPFIGGAVGYVAYDAIRQYERVGKELDDDLQVPDVHLMFFEELIVYDHLEQKVFFIGTPIQPETTSEQIRKKVLKRKEEVLNGSDITPARKASISSFKAFMKKEDFIEKVKIAKNYILEGDIFQVVLSQRLEAEIEGDPFSFYRKLRIDNPSPYMYYLDFEDYAVAGASPESIVKKVQTKITTNPIAGTRPRGKSEEEDKRLEKELMEDEKELAEHRMLVDLGRNDLGRVCEFGSIHLEKYMEVEKYKHVMHLVSEVSGTLKQQYTPVDALISCLPAGTVSGAPKIRAMEIINELEEVKRGVYSGAIGYFSANGNMDFALAIRTMLVKNNKAYIQAGAGIVHDSIPEKEYEETLHKLRAFLEDHK; via the coding sequence ATGCTTAACACGGATGAATTGATCTTTGTTGAACTGGAAGGAGATACACTGACGCCGATCTCGATTTTTCAAAGAATATCTGGAAAGAAAAAGTTTTTGCTGGAAAGTTCATTGAAGCATGAAAAAACCGGACGGTATTCATTTATCGGGGCAGAACCGGCTTTTGAGCTGAAAGGTTACGGGAAAACGACAGAAATCGTAAAAGGAAAAGTCAGAAAAATTAAAGATGAAAAACCGCTTGAAGTATTAAAAGCATTTCTCCCGAATAAAAATCAATCGGTGAAAGATATCCCTTTTATTGGCGGGGCGGTAGGATATGTGGCCTATGATGCAATTCGTCAATACGAACGAGTTGGAAAGGAACTTGATGATGATTTGCAGGTGCCTGATGTACATCTTATGTTTTTCGAAGAATTGATCGTTTATGACCATTTGGAGCAAAAGGTATTCTTTATCGGAACGCCGATTCAGCCGGAAACAACAAGTGAACAGATCAGAAAAAAAGTTCTTAAACGAAAGGAAGAAGTATTGAATGGTTCCGACATCACTCCCGCTAGAAAAGCTTCGATATCATCTTTTAAAGCTTTCATGAAGAAAGAAGATTTTATTGAAAAAGTAAAAATCGCAAAGAACTACATACTTGAAGGAGATATCTTTCAGGTTGTACTGTCGCAGCGACTGGAAGCAGAGATTGAAGGGGACCCGTTTTCGTTTTACCGGAAATTAAGAATTGATAATCCATCACCATACATGTACTACCTTGATTTTGAAGACTATGCCGTTGCCGGCGCTTCTCCGGAAAGCATCGTAAAAAAAGTTCAAACGAAAATTACGACAAACCCAATCGCCGGAACAAGGCCTCGCGGCAAAAGTGAGGAAGAAGACAAAAGACTGGAGAAGGAACTAATGGAGGATGAAAAAGAACTTGCCGAACACCGGATGCTAGTTGATCTTGGCCGCAATGACCTTGGCAGAGTTTGTGAATTTGGAAGCATTCACCTTGAAAAATATATGGAAGTTGAAAAATACAAACATGTCATGCATCTTGTCTCTGAAGTGAGCGGAACGTTAAAGCAACAATATACACCTGTCGATGCACTAATATCTTGCCTTCCGGCCGGGACAGTGTCCGGGGCGCCAAAAATAAGGGCAATGGAAATTATAAATGAGCTTGAAGAAGTAAAAAGAGGCGTTTATTCAGGAGCGATCGGCTACTTTTCCGCAAATGGAAATATGGACTTTGCACTCGCGATCAGAACGATGCTTGTAAAAAACAATAAGGCTTATATACAGGCAGGTGCAGGGATTGTCCATGACTCGATCCCGGAAAAAGAATACGAAGAAACACTTCATAAATTAAGAGCATTTTTGGAGGATCATAAATGA